The Pseudomonas rhizosphaerae genomic sequence CCGGGTGCTCACCGCGGCCATCCACCAACGGCAAGAGCAGGACGCTGATCTCGTCGACCAGTCCTGCGTTGACGAACGAACCACTGACGTGGGGCCCGCCCTCGACCACCAGGCGCTTGATGCCCAACTCGCGGCTCAGAATATCGAGCACCTGGTGCAGGTCGAGCGAGTCCTTGCCGGCGAAAATGTAGGACACCTGAATCGACTGCAGATAGGCCAGGTAATCGTCGCTGACCGCTTCGGTGAGCACCTCGACGATGTGCGAGTCCAGGGCCATGTTGGTTTTCCAGCCAACCTTGCCTTTGGGGTCGATGGAAATGGCGTAGGCGCTTGCCGCGCGATCGGCAAAATGGTGAGTCCGCGCGATAGGCCCCGTGGCCAGGCCGGACGGATAACCTTCGTCGTGGGCAATTTCCTGCATCGTCACTCGCCCGCAGGCCCAGGCATCGAAGTCGAATTGCTTGGCCAAGCGTTCGTACAGTTCGCCAGCCGCGTTCTTGAACGGCCGGGCCCAACCGTCGGTCAAGGCATGACCATCGACGGAGGACATCATGTGGCAGATAACATAGGGCTTCATGGGAGCTCCTTGGCTGTCGGTGTGTCTATCACCGACCGGCGCCCATGGCCGTTGGTTCAGCTTGAAGCGAGCGTGGGCCGGCTCGACGCTGCTTCGAGATCGAGGCGCATGTGCGTCGTCTGCCAGACGGGATCGGACTCGATGTCGAGCACCTCGAAGCCCTGTTTCTGCCAGAACGCGATCGCGCCGGGCAGGAACGGATGGGTATGCAGGTACAGGGTACCGACACCCGCCCGAAGCGCCTGCGCCAGCAGCGCCGCATACAGCGCCTTGGCCACGCCTGCACCCCGGCAGCTCGGCGAGACGAACAGCCGGACCACTTCGACGGTGTCCGTGCCCGGCAGCCGCAACTGGCTGAAGCGCCGGTCATAGGGCAAGTAGCCGATGGCGCCGACGATCTGACTGTCCTGCCAGGCGAGCAGGAAACACCCTCGGCCATCCCCCAGATACACCTCGTCGAAGCGGGCCAGATCGTCCGGCACCTTAGTGGTATCCAGCTGCGGAAAGATCGAGGCGCGTGCGGCCATGACGTAATCGACGATGGCGGGTACCTGGCCCGGCTCTGCCGGACGTATGGCGATGGCGTTCACAGGGCCTGTTCTCCACAGTGGCCTGCGTCTGCGGAATCAGAACGCAAGCTTGTAACCGATCAACAGCAGCATGACCGCGAGGAGTGGCCGCAAGACATCGTCCGACACCCGCCCGGACAGGTGACTGCCCAGGTAGATGCCCGGCAGCGAGCCCAGCAGCAAGTGCCCCAGCAGTGACCAGTCCATGTTGCCCATGCTGGCGTGACCCATGCCGGCCACCAGGGTCAAGGGCACGGCATGGGCAATCTCGGTGCCGACCAGGCGCCGAGTCGCCAGGAACGGATACAGCATGAACAGCGCGACGGTCCCCAGCGCACCGGCGCCAATGGAAGTCAACGAGACCATCACGCCGAGCACCACGCCCGTCACCACGGTCAAGCCATTGAGAGTCCTGGGGCTGAGATTGTAGCGATCGCCGGCATGACGGCTGGCCAAGGCCTGCAAGCGTTTCTTGAACAGAATCGCCATTGCGGTCAAGAACAACACGGCCGCCAGGGCCTGTTTGATCACCGCGCCCATGGCCTGCGGTTCGGCGTTCAGGCTTTTCAGGTACAAAAGCACGATCGCGGCAGCTGGCACGCTGCCCAACGCCAGCCATCCCGTGATCTTCCAGTCGATGTTCTTGTTGCGGCCATGGACCCAGACGCCACTGGCCTTGGTGATGGCGGCGTACAACAGGTCGGTGCCAACGGCTGTCGCGGGATTGATGCCAAACCAGAGCAAAATGGGCGTCATCAGCGAGCCGCCGCCTACGCCCGTCATGCCGACAATGAAGCCGACTACCAATCCGGCTACGGTGAAACCCCAGGTACCTACTTCCATTCTTACGTCCTACACATCAGATTCAGCATCGCGGGAGCGGTAGCCGGGCGGCAGGATAACAATTTCTGATATAGCCAATTATAACTATGCAGCATTAGCTTATAACTGACCTAGCAGGACTCGTTTTTCCTCTCTGACGGATCACTGTCAACCTGAAGGTGACAGTCCTGCCCAGGGCAGCCAATTTATCCCGATGTGCCAAACGCATAGTCTTTACCCATCGCACCGCATATCCATCGCCGTGCACCTACAGTCGATCGGGAGAACATCATGCTCGCACTTCGTAAAGCATCGGACCGCGGCCTTGCCAACCATGGCTGGTTGCAATCCTTCCATACCTTTTCCTTCGGTCATTACCGCAACCCGCAGGAACAGGGCTTCTCCGACCTTCTGGTGATCAACGACGACCGAGTCGGCGCCGGCAAGGGCTTCGGCCAGCACCCGCACCGCGACATGGAGATCTTCTCCTATGTGCTGGAAGGCGCGCTGGCGCACAAGGACACATTGGGCACCGGTTCGGTCATTCGCCCCGGCGATGTACAGCTGATGAGCGCTGGCCATGGGGTCGCCCACAGCGAGTTCAACCACAGCGAAGTCGATCCCGTGCACTTCCTGCAGATCTGGATCGTGCCCCAGGAAGCGGGTGCTGAGCCGCGCTATCAGCAAGAGCACTTCTCCACCGAACAGAAACGCGGTCGGCTGCAGTTGATCATCTCGCCCGACGGCGCGGAAGGCTCCCTTCATGTGCGGCAGGATGCGCGGGTCTACGCTGGACTGTTCGACGGTCAGGAGCAAGCGACCCTGACGCTGGCAGCGAACCGCTACGCCTACGTACACGTCGCCACCGGCAGCATCGAACTCAATGGCCAGCAATTGAGCGAAGGCGACGGCGTTCGCCTGCGTGAGGAAACCGTGCTGCAATTGGCCAATGGTGCCAACGCCGAGGTGCTTGTCTTCGACCTGCGTCCCAACGAGTTGCCACGGATGCCTTGATCGGTACTTGCAGCCGATGCGCTCATCGACCCTGTCGATGAGCGCATTGAAAAAAGCGATTGGCTTGACCCCGGTGTGGCGCGTACCTTCGAGAACTGCATTCTTTTGCAACGCCGCATGGCGTTGGCAGTCGAACTGGTCATGCCCTTTACTGGTACCCCCGATGCACACCCCTGAGCGTACCCTGCACGATGGCTTCGCCCGCAAAGTCGATTACCTGAGACTGTCGGTCACCGATCGCTGCGATTTTCGCTGTGTGTATTGCATGGCCGAAGACATGACGTTTCTGCCACGCCAACAGATTCTCAGCCTCGAAGAACTCGAGCAGGTGGCCGCCAGCTTCGTCGCCCTGGGCACGCGCAAGATCCGCCTGACCGGAGGCGAACCCCTGGTGCGTTCGGGCATCGTCGACCTGTGCCGACGCATCGCCACCCTGCCCGGCCTGCAGGAACTGTGCATGACCACCAACGGCTCGCAACTGGCGACGCTGGCCCAGCCGCTGTTCGACGCCGGCCTCAAGCGCTTGAACATCAGCCTGGACAGCCTGGATCCGGCGCGCTTTCGCGAACTCACCCGTACCGGTGACCTGAACAAGGTCATTGCTGGCATCGATGCGGCCAACGCGGCTGGCTTCCGCCATACCAAGCTCAACTGCGTGGTCATGCAGGGCCGCAACGATGACGAAGTCGTCGATCTGGTGGCCTTCGCCATCGACCGTGGCCTGGACATCTCCTTCATTGAAGAGATGCCGCTGGGCACGATCAGCGAACACAGCCGTGCCGAGTCTTTCTACTCGAGCGAGCAGGTTCGTGCACGTTTGGCCGAACGCTACGAGTTGCTACCTTCCACTGATTCCACCCAGGGGCCGTCGCGCTACTGGCGCATTCCGCAGGCACCGGGCACGCGCATCGGTTTCATCTCGCCCCACAGCCACAACTTCTGCGCGACCTGCAATCGGGTACGCCTGACGGTCGAAGGGCGCCTGCTGCTGTGCCTGGGTAACGAACATTCGGCGGACCTCAAGCAGGTTTTGCGCGAGCATCCTGGCCAGCCGGAAGTGCTCGAACAGGCAATCATCAAGGCCATGCAGCTCAAGCCATGGAGCCACAACTTTCGCCTCGATGATGATGTGCAGGTGGTGCGCTTCATGAACATGACCGGCGGCTGAGTCTCAGCGCTGATCATTGGTATTGTTCCGGTTTTCTTATAGACCCGTTTGAAAAAGCAATTTATCAAATCAATCCACAGGGCCGACAATCGACCTGTGCCGTCGTAGTGCTCCCGGTACGTTTCGCGGTGCCATCCGCTTCCCACAAGAACAAGGCCACTGGCCCACCTGCCGAGGACTCTTTCCATGCAAGACGTCGTTATCGTTGCCGCCACTCGCACCGCCGTTGGCAGTTTCCAGGGGGCGCTGGCAAACGTGCCTGCCGTCGACCTGGGTGCCACGGTCATTCGCCGATTGCTGGCGCAGACTCGCCTGGATCCCGCGCAGGTCGACGAAGTCATCCTGGGGCAGGTCCTCACGGCCGGTGCCGGACAGAACCCGGCGCGCCAGGCGGCGATCTTCGCCGGGCTGCCGAGTGCGGTGCCGGCCATGACCCTGAACAAGGTCTGCGGCTCGGGGCTCAAGGCCGTCCACCTGGCCGCCCAGGCCATCCGCTGCGGCGACGCCGAGGTGGTCATCGCC encodes the following:
- a CDS encoding dihydrofolate reductase family protein codes for the protein MKPYVICHMMSSVDGHALTDGWARPFKNAAGELYERLAKQFDFDAWACGRVTMQEIAHDEGYPSGLATGPIARTHHFADRAASAYAISIDPKGKVGWKTNMALDSHIVEVLTEAVSDDYLAYLQSIQVSYIFAGKDSLDLHQVLDILSRELGIKRLVVEGGPHVSGSFVNAGLVDEISVLLLPLVDGRGEHPASFEIDAQQWQQPTYLTLDSAEVQEGGAVWLRYRQQAQPTA
- a CDS encoding pirin family protein, producing the protein MLALRKASDRGLANHGWLQSFHTFSFGHYRNPQEQGFSDLLVINDDRVGAGKGFGQHPHRDMEIFSYVLEGALAHKDTLGTGSVIRPGDVQLMSAGHGVAHSEFNHSEVDPVHFLQIWIVPQEAGAEPRYQQEHFSTEQKRGRLQLIISPDGAEGSLHVRQDARVYAGLFDGQEQATLTLAANRYAYVHVATGSIELNGQQLSEGDGVRLREETVLQLANGANAEVLVFDLRPNELPRMP
- a CDS encoding GNAT family N-acetyltransferase, whose translation is MAARASIFPQLDTTKVPDDLARFDEVYLGDGRGCFLLAWQDSQIVGAIGYLPYDRRFSQLRLPGTDTVEVVRLFVSPSCRGAGVAKALYAALLAQALRAGVGTLYLHTHPFLPGAIAFWQKQGFEVLDIESDPVWQTTHMRLDLEAASSRPTLASS
- a CDS encoding sulfite exporter TauE/SafE family protein; translation: MEVGTWGFTVAGLVVGFIVGMTGVGGGSLMTPILLWFGINPATAVGTDLLYAAITKASGVWVHGRNKNIDWKITGWLALGSVPAAAIVLLYLKSLNAEPQAMGAVIKQALAAVLFLTAMAILFKKRLQALASRHAGDRYNLSPRTLNGLTVVTGVVLGVMVSLTSIGAGALGTVALFMLYPFLATRRLVGTEIAHAVPLTLVAGMGHASMGNMDWSLLGHLLLGSLPGIYLGSHLSGRVSDDVLRPLLAVMLLLIGYKLAF
- the moaA gene encoding GTP 3',8-cyclase MoaA produces the protein MHTPERTLHDGFARKVDYLRLSVTDRCDFRCVYCMAEDMTFLPRQQILSLEELEQVAASFVALGTRKIRLTGGEPLVRSGIVDLCRRIATLPGLQELCMTTNGSQLATLAQPLFDAGLKRLNISLDSLDPARFRELTRTGDLNKVIAGIDAANAAGFRHTKLNCVVMQGRNDDEVVDLVAFAIDRGLDISFIEEMPLGTISEHSRAESFYSSEQVRARLAERYELLPSTDSTQGPSRYWRIPQAPGTRIGFISPHSHNFCATCNRVRLTVEGRLLLCLGNEHSADLKQVLREHPGQPEVLEQAIIKAMQLKPWSHNFRLDDDVQVVRFMNMTGG